In Altererythrobacter rubellus, the following are encoded in one genomic region:
- a CDS encoding NAD(P)/FAD-dependent oxidoreductase yields MFKNYDTIILGGGAAGLFCAARAGHRGKRVLVLERAAKVGKKILISGGGRCNFTNVNAGPANYLSSNPHFAKSALARYSPKDFIELVDSYGIAHHEKTLGQLFCDGPAQQIVDLLLAECAKGNVEIRCEEDIEKVSHSDQAFTVITQNGTYSAPALVIATGGPSIPKMGATGFAYDLARQFGLKVVEPRPALVPLTLGGEQVLFREISGVSAPVVATANKASFAEAALFTHRGLSGPAILQVSSYWKPGDAVSINFLPDHSEGWLLEAKRLKPRATLRSVFREVLSDRLADILADKIALSTELGNAPDAKLREAEARLSRWIFQPNGSEGFAKAEVTIGGISTAELSSKTMESQKIPGLYAIGEAVDVTGWLGGYNFQWAWASAVAAADAL; encoded by the coding sequence GTGTTTAAAAACTACGATACCATTATCCTGGGCGGAGGGGCCGCCGGCCTGTTCTGCGCTGCGCGCGCTGGCCATCGCGGCAAACGCGTGCTGGTGCTTGAACGCGCGGCAAAGGTCGGCAAGAAAATCCTGATTTCAGGCGGTGGACGCTGCAATTTCACTAATGTGAATGCGGGCCCGGCAAACTATCTTTCCTCAAACCCGCATTTCGCCAAGAGTGCCCTCGCCCGCTACTCTCCGAAGGACTTCATCGAACTGGTCGATAGCTACGGCATCGCGCATCACGAAAAGACATTGGGTCAGCTGTTCTGTGACGGACCCGCCCAGCAGATCGTCGATCTTCTGCTGGCGGAGTGCGCAAAGGGAAATGTCGAAATCCGATGTGAAGAAGATATCGAAAAGGTCTCACACTCTGATCAAGCCTTCACAGTCATAACCCAGAACGGCACCTATTCGGCGCCTGCCTTGGTGATTGCGACTGGCGGGCCTTCGATCCCCAAGATGGGCGCGACAGGCTTTGCCTATGATCTTGCGCGGCAGTTTGGCCTCAAAGTGGTCGAGCCGCGCCCTGCCCTCGTGCCGCTGACTTTGGGCGGTGAGCAAGTGCTCTTCCGGGAGATATCCGGCGTGTCCGCGCCGGTTGTGGCCACAGCCAACAAAGCAAGCTTTGCAGAAGCGGCCTTGTTCACGCACCGCGGCCTGTCTGGCCCGGCTATCTTGCAAGTCAGTTCATATTGGAAGCCCGGCGATGCGGTCAGCATCAATTTCCTGCCTGATCACAGCGAAGGCTGGCTGCTGGAAGCCAAGCGGCTCAAACCGCGCGCAACGCTGAGGTCTGTGTTTCGCGAAGTCCTTTCCGACCGGTTGGCAGACATTCTTGCGGACAAAATCGCTCTATCCACCGAGCTAGGCAATGCGCCGGACGCTAAACTGCGCGAGGCAGAGGCCCGTCTGTCACGCTGGATATTCCAGCCCAACGGCAGCGAAGGATTTGCCAAGGCGGAAGTCACGATCGGCGGCATCTCGACCGCTGAACTATCCTCCAAGACTATGGAATCACAGAAAATTCCTGGCCTTTATGCCATTGGCGAAGCTGTAGACGTGACCGGTTGGCTGGGCGGCTACAACTTCCAATGGGCCTGGGCCAGCGCTGTTGCAGCCGCAGACGCGCTTTAG
- a CDS encoding APC family permease, with protein MNDQVKPPRTVGVWGTSLIQINGMIGAGIFALPAVLVAAVGSFAPVMIIMGGILILPLCLSFAWLATRFDRTGGPVLYGKVAFGSFAGFQAGWGRAASGIVALAANTHVMFSYFAAIFPVLENETINSAAVFLTLILATLYNILGMRSSVNALGVLTVLKLVPLGILVLAAVFGNFTSPSIILPEFSDAETVILLTFYAFTGFEGVVVPAGEMKNPKRDLPRVIIVTLAGVTLAYVLIIWAYLTIVTEPSGDANALAGAAQIALGQVGAAMIALAAGFSIMANTFGGMVVVPRIVYGMAEQGMLPGWFERIHPRFLTPANAIMFYGFTGALFSLTGGFAALAAASTLTRILTYVITAAALPMIEHREGRIKPLHGLMAVLALASCVWIASHAGMQSWTTFGGLFVVGTILFLIARRQSGD; from the coding sequence ATGAATGATCAAGTAAAGCCGCCGCGTACCGTTGGTGTCTGGGGGACCTCACTGATCCAGATCAACGGGATGATCGGTGCTGGGATCTTCGCCCTGCCTGCGGTTCTGGTCGCGGCGGTAGGCAGCTTTGCGCCGGTCATGATCATCATGGGTGGCATACTGATCTTGCCGTTGTGCCTTAGCTTTGCATGGCTTGCGACGCGCTTTGACAGAACGGGTGGCCCCGTTCTCTATGGTAAGGTAGCCTTTGGCAGCTTCGCAGGATTTCAGGCCGGCTGGGGTCGTGCTGCTTCGGGCATAGTCGCACTCGCAGCGAATACGCATGTGATGTTCAGCTATTTCGCAGCGATTTTTCCCGTTCTGGAGAACGAGACCATTAATTCTGCCGCAGTGTTTCTTACGCTGATTCTGGCGACGCTCTACAACATCCTGGGCATGCGCAGCTCGGTCAACGCACTGGGCGTATTGACCGTGCTCAAGCTTGTGCCGTTGGGGATATTGGTCTTGGCAGCGGTATTCGGAAACTTCACCTCACCGTCCATTATTCTGCCGGAATTCAGCGATGCAGAAACAGTCATTCTACTCACATTCTACGCTTTTACCGGCTTCGAAGGCGTTGTTGTACCCGCCGGTGAAATGAAGAACCCGAAACGGGATCTGCCGCGTGTAATCATTGTAACTCTTGCCGGCGTAACGCTTGCCTATGTGCTGATCATCTGGGCCTATCTGACGATAGTTACAGAGCCTTCCGGCGATGCCAACGCCTTAGCCGGAGCAGCTCAAATCGCTCTGGGGCAGGTTGGCGCGGCGATGATTGCGCTCGCAGCCGGTTTCTCGATCATGGCCAACACATTTGGCGGAATGGTTGTTGTACCACGAATTGTCTATGGAATGGCCGAGCAAGGCATGCTGCCGGGCTGGTTCGAGCGGATCCATCCGCGCTTTCTTACGCCAGCAAATGCGATCATGTTTTACGGTTTCACCGGTGCGCTGTTCAGCCTGACCGGCGGCTTTGCAGCACTTGCCGCCGCTAGCACTCTTACACGCATCCTGACCTATGTGATTACGGCTGCTGCATTGCCCATGATTGAACATCGTGAAGGCCGCATCAAGCCGCTGCATGGCCTGATGGCGGTTCTGGCGCTTGCATCGTGTGTCTGGATTGCCTCGCATGCCGGGATGCAATCATGGACAACCTTCGGCGGTCTTTTCGTTGTTGGAACAATTTTGTTCCTGATCGCACGGAGGCAAAGCGGCGATTAG
- the uvrC gene encoding excinuclease ABC subunit UvrC gives MSRAKAGSPHDPRGAERFNEERAAYTVSSAQPDLEAGVKAIRDTVDTLKPVPGVYRMCDARGDVLYVGKARSLKARVANYTQVPQLTNRLQRMVSQCRSMEIVTTNSEAEALLLEAQLIKRYRPPFNVLLRDDKSFPFILLREGHDFPRIMKHRGARKAKGNYYGPFASAGSVNTTINALQKLFLLRSCTDSFFSRRDRPCLLYQIKRCSAPCVGRINETDYADLTRQAKDFLSGKSSAVQADLEQQMKKAAEDLDFETAAILRDRLRAATFIQGSQAINAQGVGDADVFALATKGGQVGLQAFFIRGGQNWGHRAFFPTHTKDVAEDQVLSNVILQFYEEVPPPATVLVDRPLPETELVEAALSELAGRKVSVSVPQRGERRKLMQQASRNAEEALDRRLAERGTKARTLREMTEFLELESPPQRIEIYDNSHIQGAKAVGAMVVAGPDGFVKNQYRKFNIKEAQTNDDFGMMREVMRRRFERAIKDDPDRETSGEGAVWPDLVLIDGGKGQMSSVRDTLEELGIEDVPLIAIAKGPHHGREGREVFHFPDGREKTLPTNSPVLFHLQNLRDEVHRYVIGAHRAKRSRAITASPLDEIPGIGPARKRALLLHFGTASKVRAAALDDLQRAPGVSDAVARKIYDFYHAGG, from the coding sequence ATGTCACGCGCCAAAGCAGGATCTCCGCACGACCCGAGAGGGGCCGAACGCTTCAATGAGGAGCGCGCGGCCTATACGGTATCGAGTGCGCAGCCCGACCTTGAAGCCGGAGTGAAAGCGATCCGCGACACGGTGGACACGCTCAAGCCGGTGCCGGGCGTGTATCGTATGTGTGATGCGCGCGGAGACGTTCTTTACGTCGGCAAGGCACGCAGTCTGAAAGCTCGGGTGGCGAATTACACGCAAGTGCCGCAACTGACCAATCGGTTGCAGCGCATGGTCAGCCAATGCCGCAGCATGGAAATCGTCACCACCAATAGCGAGGCAGAAGCGCTGCTATTGGAAGCACAGCTGATCAAGCGCTATCGCCCGCCATTCAACGTGTTGTTGCGCGATGACAAAAGCTTTCCCTTTATCCTGCTGCGCGAAGGGCATGATTTCCCGCGCATCATGAAACATCGCGGTGCGCGCAAGGCGAAAGGCAATTACTATGGGCCGTTTGCCAGCGCGGGCAGCGTCAACACCACGATCAATGCGCTTCAGAAACTGTTTCTTCTCAGATCCTGCACCGACAGTTTTTTTAGCCGCCGTGACCGGCCTTGCCTGCTTTACCAGATCAAACGGTGCAGTGCGCCGTGCGTGGGGCGGATCAACGAAACGGATTACGCCGATCTGACGCGCCAAGCGAAGGATTTCCTGTCTGGCAAATCCTCTGCCGTGCAGGCTGATCTGGAACAACAGATGAAGAAGGCTGCGGAAGACCTGGATTTTGAAACCGCCGCAATTCTGCGTGACCGATTGCGTGCAGCGACCTTCATTCAGGGTAGCCAGGCTATCAATGCCCAGGGCGTAGGCGATGCAGACGTGTTCGCGCTAGCTACGAAGGGCGGACAGGTCGGCCTGCAGGCATTCTTTATTCGCGGCGGGCAGAATTGGGGCCATCGGGCCTTCTTCCCGACCCATACCAAGGATGTGGCGGAAGATCAGGTTCTCTCCAACGTGATCCTGCAGTTTTATGAGGAAGTGCCCCCGCCGGCGACTGTGCTGGTCGATCGTCCGCTTCCTGAAACCGAGCTGGTAGAAGCCGCGCTGTCAGAACTGGCGGGCAGGAAGGTCAGCGTATCTGTTCCGCAGCGCGGCGAGCGGCGCAAGCTGATGCAACAGGCAAGCCGGAATGCTGAAGAAGCGCTTGACCGGCGGCTGGCCGAACGCGGCACAAAGGCCAGGACCTTGCGCGAAATGACGGAATTCCTCGAGCTGGAAAGCCCGCCGCAGCGGATCGAGATTTACGACAACAGTCATATCCAAGGCGCCAAGGCGGTTGGCGCGATGGTGGTTGCGGGACCGGATGGCTTCGTCAAAAACCAGTATCGCAAGTTCAATATCAAGGAAGCGCAGACCAACGATGATTTCGGCATGATGCGCGAAGTGATGCGGCGGCGGTTTGAACGCGCGATCAAGGACGATCCAGATCGCGAGACTTCCGGTGAAGGGGCAGTCTGGCCTGACCTTGTCCTGATCGATGGCGGCAAAGGCCAGATGTCTTCGGTGCGTGATACGCTGGAAGAATTGGGTATCGAAGATGTGCCGCTGATCGCAATTGCCAAGGGGCCGCACCACGGGCGTGAGGGACGGGAGGTGTTCCACTTCCCCGACGGGCGCGAAAAAACCCTGCCAACCAATTCGCCGGTGTTGTTCCATCTGCAAAATCTGCGCGACGAAGTGCACCGCTATGTCATTGGCGCGCACCGTGCCAAACGCAGCCGCGCGATCACTGCTTCGCCGCTTGATGAGATCCCGGGCATCGGGCCGGCTCGCAAGCGCGCACTGCTCTTGCATTTCGGGACGGCAAGCAAGGTTCGCGCGGCGGCATTGGATGATTTACAGCGAGCGCCGGGCGTCTCTGATGCGGTAGCACGCAAGATCTACGATTTTTACCACGCAGGTGGGTGA
- a CDS encoding LuxR C-terminal-related transcriptional regulator — protein MDTFGGIERLTERQKEILRLLSSGHDAKSAAVELGISVHTVNDHLSEARKHLGASNSRAAARLFADFEGALPKNEGPHRLGMSNPNDDRATFALSDAWKRWTLAGGLIVILFSVALIGFLFGKGGESSEAAMAAPNVVSTSPADGSTISPGPFDLTVRFDRPLLEGSYSFVQISPETFPDCRPGDKMSPDRRSYTMRCTAAAGRDYEVWFNRPPYMNFRSTNGVSAQPHRIRFKAR, from the coding sequence ATGGACACCTTTGGGGGCATCGAACGGCTGACCGAGAGGCAAAAGGAGATCCTCCGTCTCTTGTCGTCTGGTCATGACGCAAAATCAGCGGCGGTAGAGCTCGGTATCTCAGTCCACACCGTGAACGACCACCTCAGCGAAGCGCGAAAGCACCTAGGCGCTTCGAACAGTCGAGCCGCAGCCAGACTGTTTGCTGACTTCGAAGGTGCCCTCCCAAAAAATGAGGGGCCCCACAGATTGGGGATGTCCAATCCGAATGATGACAGAGCAACCTTCGCTTTATCCGATGCGTGGAAGCGCTGGACGTTGGCAGGAGGTTTGATCGTGATCCTTTTCTCTGTGGCACTGATTGGTTTTTTGTTTGGCAAGGGAGGTGAATCATCCGAAGCGGCAATGGCCGCTCCAAATGTGGTTTCAACCAGCCCTGCGGATGGAAGCACGATTTCACCTGGACCTTTCGATCTCACCGTGAGGTTCGACAGGCCCTTGCTGGAGGGCAGCTACTCGTTCGTGCAAATCTCTCCGGAAACCTTCCCGGATTGCCGACCGGGGGACAAGATGTCGCCGGATAGAAGGAGCTACACAATGCGTTGCACCGCGGCAGCCGGGCGCGATTATGAAGTTTGGTTCAATCGCCCACCCTACATGAATTTCAGATCTACAAATGGGGTCTCTGCACAGCCTCACCGAATTCGGTTCAAGGCAAGGTGA
- a CDS encoding SdpI family protein encodes MKRQNGAGSISYAVWVPLLLAVVCLPLTLEMIGPNSFYGVRTTATLESTETWYRSNFYAGLAGVLGGLIGALLNIGIVRSSHIPSRSKRWLTLGIILAVAAAIVVTGLISI; translated from the coding sequence ATGAAGCGACAGAACGGAGCAGGTAGCATTTCATATGCTGTATGGGTTCCTCTCTTGCTGGCTGTGGTTTGCTTACCACTCACGTTGGAGATGATCGGTCCAAATTCGTTTTATGGAGTGAGAACAACAGCGACTTTGGAGTCTACCGAAACATGGTACCGTTCCAACTTTTACGCTGGCTTAGCGGGAGTGCTAGGCGGGTTGATTGGCGCACTTCTCAATATTGGAATCGTGAGATCTTCTCACATTCCATCGCGCAGCAAGCGTTGGCTGACACTTGGCATAATTCTGGCGGTAGCTGCCGCGATTGTCGTGACAGGCTTGATTTCCATCTGA
- a CDS encoding carotenoid oxygenase family protein: MQITREAPLQYSLEPSNHPYLSGPWTPVHEEVSVDELEVIEGEVPADIDGIYLRNTENPIHQPLGRHHPFDGDAMIHQVDIRGGKVSYRNRFIRTHCFEAEQIAGQSLWGGLMDPKGTSKRPGFGAHGGLKDTGSTDIIVHAGVAYATFYQCGEAWMVDPVSLENLGKAPWGPLDGVSAHPKVDEETGEMMFFNYSVHAPYMHYGVVDRSGKLVHYVPIPLPGPRLPHDMAITKNWSILNDMPLFWDQEALKKDIHAARMHDGVPTRFALIPRHGQPEDIRWFEASPTYVLHWTNAYEAKNENGEDEVVLEGYFQDKPMPDPLEEFGRYAHMMAYVDEHSFQPRMHRWRFNLSTGETSEERLSDRIVEFGMINPAYSMKKSRYVWHTTSKPGWFLFNGFVKHDTETGEEQVLELPEGVYASESPIVPRKGARSPSSSGCEAQPKAEPAGREDDAYLVTFLIDENSGTSEFAILDARDVSKGPICRLALPHKISSGVHSTWVERAMLG, encoded by the coding sequence ATGCAAATTACCCGCGAAGCACCGTTGCAATACTCGCTCGAGCCCAGCAACCACCCCTATTTATCTGGTCCGTGGACACCCGTGCATGAAGAAGTGTCAGTCGACGAACTCGAAGTGATCGAAGGTGAAGTGCCCGCCGACATCGACGGGATCTACCTCCGCAACACGGAAAACCCCATCCACCAGCCACTTGGCCGCCATCACCCCTTCGATGGTGATGCGATGATCCATCAGGTCGACATTCGGGGCGGCAAGGTCAGCTATCGCAACCGCTTTATCCGCACGCATTGCTTCGAGGCAGAACAGATTGCCGGCCAATCGCTCTGGGGTGGCTTGATGGACCCAAAAGGCACATCGAAACGGCCCGGTTTCGGCGCGCATGGCGGGCTGAAGGACACTGGCAGTACTGATATCATTGTGCATGCGGGTGTAGCTTACGCCACGTTCTACCAATGCGGTGAAGCATGGATGGTGGACCCGGTTTCGCTGGAAAACCTCGGCAAGGCACCATGGGGGCCGCTCGATGGCGTCTCTGCACATCCCAAGGTGGATGAAGAGACCGGCGAGATGATGTTCTTCAACTATTCGGTCCATGCGCCATACATGCACTATGGCGTTGTCGATCGCTCGGGCAAGCTGGTGCATTATGTCCCGATCCCCTTGCCCGGCCCTCGCCTGCCGCATGACATGGCGATCACGAAGAATTGGTCGATCCTGAACGACATGCCGCTGTTCTGGGACCAGGAAGCGCTGAAGAAGGACATTCACGCCGCGCGCATGCACGACGGCGTGCCGACACGGTTCGCACTGATACCGCGCCACGGCCAGCCGGAAGATATCCGCTGGTTCGAAGCCTCACCGACCTATGTGCTCCATTGGACCAACGCCTATGAGGCCAAGAATGAGAACGGCGAGGATGAGGTTGTGCTGGAAGGCTATTTCCAGGACAAACCGATGCCCGATCCTCTCGAAGAATTCGGGCGTTACGCGCATATGATGGCGTATGTGGACGAGCACAGCTTCCAGCCGCGCATGCATCGCTGGCGTTTCAATTTGAGCACCGGCGAGACATCGGAAGAGCGCTTGTCCGACCGCATCGTTGAATTTGGCATGATCAATCCGGCGTATTCGATGAAGAAATCACGCTATGTCTGGCACACGACCAGCAAGCCAGGCTGGTTCCTGTTCAACGGATTTGTGAAGCACGATACCGAGACTGGTGAGGAGCAAGTGCTTGAGCTTCCCGAAGGTGTCTATGCGAGCGAGAGCCCGATTGTGCCGCGGAAAGGGGCGCGATCGCCCTCAAGTAGCGGTTGCGAAGCACAGCCGAAGGCTGAACCGGCAGGACGCGAAGATGACGCCTATCTGGTCACCTTCCTGATCGACGAGAATAGCGGCACGTCCGAATTCGCAATCCTGGATGCACGCGACGTGAGCAAGGGCCCCATCTGTCGACTGGCTTTGCCGCACAAGATCAGCAGCGGCGTTCATTCGACCTGGGTGGAGCGGGCGATGCTAGGGTAA
- a CDS encoding acyl-CoA thioesterase, which yields MTDTASPERMVAGLVKLLTVEPAGAMQFTGKAQKNGVGRMFGGQVIAQALQAAQATVGDGKEAHSMHAYFLRGGKEGPETTLDVAADFDGRSFSNRRVVASQLEEDGSNRPILNLVASFQKPEPGLEHDDYQMPDVPQPEDLRPDMELRREYADQAGIEGTARDVMLRPRPIDMRTTDKLHWMNSEPRQPSAHSWFRAAAPLPDDPALHRAVIAYASDFTLLGTSALPHGLSWMRGELTGASLDHAIWFHRPARADEWLLYATDAPWSGAGRGFNRGRIFNRDGKLIASVAQEGMIRRRNKS from the coding sequence ATGACCGACACAGCCTCCCCCGAACGCATGGTCGCCGGCCTTGTAAAGTTGCTCACAGTGGAGCCCGCTGGCGCAATGCAATTCACTGGCAAAGCGCAGAAGAATGGCGTCGGCCGGATGTTTGGCGGACAAGTGATCGCACAAGCGCTCCAGGCCGCGCAAGCAACGGTCGGCGATGGCAAGGAAGCGCATTCCATGCACGCGTACTTTCTGCGCGGGGGCAAAGAAGGCCCGGAAACCACGTTGGATGTCGCGGCCGATTTCGACGGGCGCAGCTTCTCCAACCGCCGCGTCGTCGCCAGCCAATTGGAAGAGGATGGCAGCAACCGCCCAATCCTTAATCTGGTGGCCAGCTTCCAGAAGCCCGAGCCGGGGCTTGAGCATGACGACTATCAGATGCCCGATGTCCCGCAGCCCGAGGATTTGCGCCCCGATATGGAGCTCCGCCGCGAATATGCGGACCAGGCCGGGATCGAAGGCACAGCGCGCGATGTCATGCTCCGCCCGCGCCCCATCGATATGCGCACGACCGACAAGCTGCACTGGATGAATTCAGAACCCCGCCAGCCCAGCGCGCATAGCTGGTTCCGCGCAGCTGCGCCTCTGCCCGATGATCCCGCGCTGCACCGCGCGGTGATCGCCTATGCCAGTGACTTTACATTACTTGGCACCAGCGCATTGCCGCATGGCCTGTCATGGATGCGCGGCGAGTTGACCGGGGCGAGCCTGGATCACGCCATCTGGTTCCACCGTCCAGCCCGCGCGGACGAATGGCTGCTGTACGCCACCGATGCACCCTGGAGCGGCGCCGGGCGCGGCTTCAATCGCGGACGTATCTTCAACCGCGACGGCAAACTGATCGCCAGCGTAGCTCAGGAAGGCATGATCCGTCGGAGGAACAAGAGCTGA
- a CDS encoding sodium-translocating pyrophosphatase, which produces MDLILISIGLGLLAIVYGIFTSRQVLGADPGNAKMQEIAGAIQEGAQAYLNRQYTTIGGVGLVVAILVGVFLGAIPAVGFVIGAVLSGVAGYIGMNISVRSNVRTAQAASAGLQQGLTIAFRAGAITGMLVAGLALLAIAVFFYVLIGPMQLEENSRAVIDGLVGLAFGASLISIFARLGGGIFTKAADVGADLVGKVEAGIPEDDPRNPATIADNVGDNVGDCAGMAADLFETYVVTVGATMVLMALLLTGIGDLLLPLMALPLLIGGACIVTSIIGTYFVRLGNGTNVMGAMYKGFIVTAVLAIPLIWYATSYALGTVGMDMNTVLNPGLGMVEFTGRDLFYCSLIGLVLTGVIIWITEYYTGTNYRPVRSIAKASETGHGTNVIQGLAISLESTALPTIVIIAAIIGAYQLAGLLGLAFGATAMLALAGMVVALDAYGPVTDNAGGIAEMAGLDESVREKTDLLDAVGNTTKAVTKGYAIGSAGLAALVLFAAYTADLREYFPNAEVNFSLENPYVIVGLLLGALLPYLFGAMGMTAVGRAAGDVVVDVRDQFANDPGIMEGTSRPDYARTVDLVTKAAIKEMIIPSLLPVLAPIATYYVIYFLAGQNEAFAAVGALLLGVIVGGLFVALSMTAGGGAWDNAKKYIEDGNHGGKGSEAHKAAVTGDTVGDPYKDTAGPAVNPMIKITNIVALLLLAALAGAH; this is translated from the coding sequence GTGGACCTAATTCTTATTTCAATCGGGCTGGGACTGCTTGCCATCGTGTATGGCATTTTCACCAGCCGCCAGGTTCTCGGGGCAGATCCCGGGAACGCAAAAATGCAAGAAATCGCCGGTGCCATTCAAGAAGGCGCGCAGGCATATCTCAATCGCCAATACACTACCATCGGCGGCGTCGGTCTGGTTGTCGCGATCTTGGTCGGGGTGTTCCTCGGCGCGATCCCGGCTGTAGGTTTCGTTATCGGGGCAGTCCTGTCAGGCGTTGCGGGCTATATCGGGATGAACATCTCGGTTCGCTCCAACGTACGCACAGCACAGGCAGCAAGCGCTGGTTTGCAGCAAGGCCTCACCATCGCATTCCGCGCTGGCGCGATCACCGGCATGCTGGTGGCAGGCTTGGCTCTTCTGGCTATCGCTGTGTTCTTCTACGTTCTGATCGGTCCGATGCAGCTCGAAGAGAACAGCCGTGCGGTCATTGACGGTCTGGTTGGGCTGGCATTCGGTGCATCGCTGATCTCGATCTTCGCACGTCTCGGCGGCGGTATCTTCACCAAGGCTGCAGACGTTGGCGCTGACCTGGTCGGCAAAGTCGAAGCAGGCATTCCTGAAGACGACCCCCGCAATCCGGCGACCATCGCTGATAACGTGGGCGACAATGTTGGCGACTGTGCCGGCATGGCTGCCGACCTGTTCGAAACCTATGTTGTGACCGTTGGCGCAACCATGGTTCTGATGGCGCTGCTTCTGACCGGTATTGGCGATCTGTTGCTGCCATTGATGGCTCTTCCGCTGCTGATTGGCGGCGCGTGTATCGTGACATCAATCATCGGCACTTACTTTGTCCGTCTCGGCAATGGCACCAACGTCATGGGCGCGATGTACAAGGGCTTCATCGTTACCGCCGTTCTAGCGATCCCGCTGATCTGGTATGCGACATCATACGCACTGGGCACCGTAGGCATGGACATGAACACAGTGCTCAATCCGGGCCTGGGTATGGTCGAATTTACCGGCCGTGACCTGTTCTATTGCTCGCTGATCGGTCTGGTTCTGACCGGCGTCATCATCTGGATCACAGAGTACTACACCGGCACCAACTACCGTCCGGTACGCTCGATCGCCAAGGCTTCGGAAACGGGCCACGGCACCAACGTGATCCAGGGTCTGGCAATCAGCCTTGAATCAACCGCTCTGCCTACCATCGTGATCATCGCTGCGATCATCGGCGCGTACCAGCTTGCTGGTCTTCTCGGCCTCGCATTCGGTGCTACGGCAATGCTCGCACTTGCTGGCATGGTTGTCGCGCTTGATGCTTACGGCCCGGTTACAGACAATGCTGGCGGTATCGCTGAAATGGCCGGTCTGGACGAAAGCGTCCGCGAAAAGACCGACCTACTCGACGCGGTTGGCAACACCACCAAGGCTGTGACCAAGGGCTATGCAATCGGCTCCGCCGGTCTCGCAGCGCTCGTGCTGTTCGCTGCATACACCGCTGACCTTCGCGAGTATTTCCCGAACGCTGAAGTCAACTTCAGCCTCGAGAATCCTTACGTGATCGTCGGTTTGCTGCTCGGCGCATTGCTGCCGTACCTGTTCGGTGCGATGGGCATGACCGCTGTTGGCCGCGCTGCGGGTGACGTGGTTGTAGACGTGCGTGACCAGTTCGCGAACGACCCGGGCATCATGGAGGGCACCAGCCGTCCAGACTATGCCCGTACCGTTGACCTGGTGACCAAGGCCGCAATCAAGGAAATGATCATCCCGTCGCTGCTTCCGGTGCTTGCGCCGATCGCGACCTACTACGTGATCTACTTCCTGGCGGGCCAGAACGAAGCGTTCGCGGCCGTAGGCGCTCTGCTCCTCGGCGTGATCGTAGGCGGTCTATTCGTTGCCCTGTCGATGACAGCTGGTGGTGGCGCCTGGGATAACGCCAAGAAGTACATCGAAGACGGTAACCACGGCGGCAAGGGCTCTGAAGCTCACAAGGCTGCTGTAACTGGTGACACTGTGGGTGACCCGTACAAGGATACCGCAGGCCCGGCCGTGAACCCGATGATCAAGATCACCAACATCGTCGCATTGCTTCTGCTTGCTGCGCTGGCTGGTGCTCACTAA
- the thiL gene encoding thiamine-phosphate kinase yields the protein MRKLPLHPGARGLDDDCAILEIGNETLILTHDMMAEGTHFQEGGDLADAAWKLVAVNLSDLASKGAEPIGLLLGHSLGSGDERFLEGLYEALSAHDVPLLGGDTIKTTGKRAFGLTAIGRASHTPVPSRCGAQIGDQLYVTGLLGCAMLGFEGDPEHLAAYNRPTPRLIEGQALAPHVSAMMDISDGLMLDTFRMASASEVSIAIDSALVPVASNKRRNECMRWGEDYELLFTLPLETEPPVDCMRIGTVEPQGFAPLIFDSNPVVNPEGLGYQH from the coding sequence TTGCGCAAACTCCCGCTGCATCCGGGCGCGCGCGGGCTTGATGATGATTGCGCGATACTTGAGATTGGCAATGAAACGCTGATTCTGACGCATGACATGATGGCCGAGGGTACGCATTTCCAGGAAGGCGGCGACTTGGCGGATGCCGCTTGGAAGCTGGTCGCGGTGAATCTGTCCGATCTCGCGTCCAAAGGTGCAGAGCCGATAGGTCTGCTATTGGGCCATAGCCTTGGCAGTGGCGACGAACGGTTTCTTGAAGGCCTGTATGAAGCGCTCTCCGCCCATGATGTTCCTTTGCTTGGCGGGGATACGATCAAGACGACTGGTAAACGCGCTTTCGGCTTAACCGCAATCGGCCGAGCCTCGCATACACCGGTTCCGTCGCGCTGCGGTGCGCAGATTGGCGATCAGCTATACGTCACAGGTCTGCTGGGTTGCGCGATGTTGGGTTTTGAAGGCGATCCAGAACATCTGGCCGCCTACAACCGCCCTACCCCCCGCCTTATTGAAGGCCAAGCTCTCGCACCGCATGTAAGCGCAATGATGGATATCTCGGACGGGTTGATGCTTGATACTTTCCGCATGGCAAGCGCAAGCGAAGTCTCGATTGCAATCGACAGTGCACTTGTACCCGTGGCATCTAATAAAAGACGCAATGAATGCATGCGTTGGGGCGAAGATTACGAGTTATTGTTCACGCTACCGCTCGAAACCGAACCACCCGTCGACTGCATGCGCATTGGCACAGTCGAACCGCAAGGTTTTGCGCCGCTTATCTTTGACAGCAATCCGGTCGTGAACCCCGAAGGTTTAGGCTACCAACACTAG